In the bacterium genome, one interval contains:
- a CDS encoding response regulator: MGYSRLAMADGAAKILVIEDAHDLMRLMVRILESAGFTVIQAYGGEDALRKVRTHHPDLVLTDLAMPLMSGVEVIERIKRTPESASIPCVAVTAFMWDQIASAAGRVGCDGFVGKPFTSATLLAEVAKHVPLPTKMRAAG; the protein is encoded by the coding sequence ATGGGCTATTCTCGACTCGCGATGGCCGATGGCGCCGCCAAGATTCTCGTCATCGAGGACGCGCACGACCTGATGCGGCTCATGGTGCGCATCCTCGAGAGCGCCGGCTTCACCGTCATCCAGGCCTACGGCGGCGAGGACGCGCTGCGCAAGGTGCGCACCCACCACCCGGACCTGGTGCTGACCGATCTGGCGATGCCGCTGATGAGCGGGGTCGAGGTGATCGAGCGCATCAAGCGGACGCCCGAATCGGCTTCGATTCCGTGCGTCGCCGTCACCGCGTTCATGTGGGACCAGATCGCCTCGGCCGCCGGGCGGGTCGGCTGCGACGGCTTCGTCGGCAAACCGTTCACCAGCGCGACGCTCCTGGCCGAGGTCGCCAAGCACGTGCCGCTGCCGACCAAGATGCGCGCCGCCGGCTAG
- a CDS encoding GMC family oxidoreductase — translation MIVTGAQIDGDLALTAEVCVIGTGAGGAVVASELAAAGRDVVMLEQGGHYTKEDFTQREDEMMPLLYEDMGQRATDDQTILILQGRNVGGSTVHNLCYCFRTPEPILELWRQDYGVRDLRGSDLQPSFERVERMLKVKPITPEEVNTLNNKIRLGCEELGYSGFVTNHNRERCAQSGFCLLGCPFDAKQSMLITYVPAAVQAGARLYANCAVRRLVAEAGRVRRVEGEVVDALGRPRHRFSVAAQVVVLCAGAINSPALLLASGLANGNGRVGQGLHLHPSVLLSGIFDEDIYGYRGIPQSYYVDEFIDLEQDPRSGYILMPVYGFPVMTATQLPGFGAAHFEIMKQYHRMVGILVLMHDQSSGAVTVDRSGRPRITYALDARERRAMAEGMQHCAEILFAGGASRVLAPYHAPLVLEPEDALDVFVERGVRQGDIPIASTHPQSTCAMGEDRRRAVVNSYCQSHEIPNLFVCDMGVFPTSLGAPPQISTAAIADRTARYIAANWPSLAGS, via the coding sequence ATGATCGTCACCGGGGCGCAGATCGACGGCGACCTCGCGCTCACCGCCGAGGTGTGCGTGATCGGCACCGGCGCCGGCGGCGCGGTGGTCGCCAGCGAGCTGGCGGCGGCCGGGCGCGACGTGGTGATGCTCGAGCAGGGCGGGCACTACACCAAGGAGGACTTCACCCAGCGCGAGGACGAGATGATGCCGCTGCTCTACGAGGACATGGGGCAGCGGGCGACCGACGACCAGACGATCCTCATCCTCCAGGGGCGCAACGTCGGCGGCTCGACCGTGCACAACCTCTGCTACTGCTTCCGCACCCCGGAGCCGATCCTCGAGCTGTGGCGGCAGGACTACGGCGTCCGCGACCTGCGCGGCTCCGACCTGCAGCCGTCCTTCGAGCGCGTCGAGCGCATGCTGAAGGTGAAGCCGATCACGCCGGAGGAGGTGAACACCCTCAACAACAAGATCCGGCTCGGCTGCGAGGAGCTCGGCTACAGCGGCTTCGTCACCAACCACAACCGCGAACGCTGCGCGCAGTCCGGTTTCTGTCTGCTCGGCTGTCCGTTCGATGCCAAGCAGAGCATGCTCATCACCTACGTGCCGGCGGCGGTGCAGGCCGGCGCCCGCCTGTACGCCAACTGCGCGGTGCGGCGCCTGGTCGCGGAGGCGGGGCGGGTGCGCCGCGTCGAGGGCGAGGTGGTCGACGCGCTCGGCCGGCCGCGCCACCGCTTCAGCGTCGCGGCGCAGGTGGTGGTGCTGTGCGCCGGGGCGATCAACTCGCCGGCCCTCCTGCTCGCCAGCGGTCTGGCCAACGGCAACGGCCGCGTCGGCCAGGGGCTGCACCTGCATCCGAGCGTGCTGCTCTCGGGCATCTTCGACGAGGACATCTACGGCTACCGCGGCATCCCGCAGAGCTACTACGTCGACGAGTTCATCGACCTCGAGCAGGACCCGCGCAGCGGCTACATCCTCATGCCGGTGTACGGATTCCCGGTGATGACCGCGACGCAGTTGCCGGGCTTCGGCGCCGCCCACTTCGAGATCATGAAGCAGTACCACCGCATGGTCGGTATCCTGGTGCTCATGCACGACCAGTCGAGCGGTGCCGTCACCGTCGACCGCAGCGGCCGACCGCGGATCACCTACGCGCTCGACGCCAGGGAGCGGCGTGCCATGGCCGAGGGCATGCAGCACTGCGCCGAGATCCTCTTCGCCGGCGGCGCGTCGCGCGTCCTGGCGCCGTACCATGCGCCGCTGGTGCTGGAACCGGAGGACGCGCTCGACGTGTTCGTCGAGCGCGGCGTGCGCCAGGGCGACATCCCGATCGCCTCGACCCACCCGCAGAGCACCTGCGCCATGGGCGAGGATCGGCGCCGAGCGGTGGTCAACTCGTATTGCCAGTCGCACGAGATTCCGAACCTGTTCGTCTGCGACATGGGCGTCTTTCCCACCTCGCTCGGCGCGCCGCCGCAGATCTCCACCGCCGCCATCGCCGACCGCACCGCCCGCTACATCGCCGCCAACTGGCCGAGCCTCGCCGGGAGCTGA
- a CDS encoding four helix bundle protein produces the protein MKLDHEQLDVYQVSLDFAAWSYELAKRLRNADRHARDQLLRASQSIPLNIAEGCGKLPSAERRRFLQIAGGSTRECAAILDVLHRCAVISQTEWRTGKQMLARIVAMLTRLIGPPDCVRESEAEFG, from the coding sequence ATGAAGCTGGACCACGAACAATTGGACGTCTATCAGGTGAGTCTCGACTTTGCCGCCTGGTCGTACGAGCTCGCGAAGCGACTGCGGAACGCGGACCGTCACGCTCGAGATCAACTCCTGCGCGCCTCCCAGTCCATCCCGCTCAACATCGCGGAAGGATGCGGCAAGCTACCGTCAGCCGAGCGTCGACGCTTCCTGCAGATCGCCGGCGGCTCGACACGGGAGTGCGCGGCCATCCTCGACGTCCTTCACCGCTGCGCAGTGATCTCACAGACCGAGTGGCGGACCGGCAAACAGATGCTGGCGCGAATCGTCGCCATGCTGACCCGCCTGATCGGCCCGCCGGACTGCGTGCGCGAGTCGGAAGCCGAGTTCGGGTAG
- a CDS encoding Zn-ribbon domain-containing OB-fold protein translates to MSTPAAGKPIPAITPEMRPFFEGARRHELRVQRCRGCGALRFPARALCSACLSTDSEWIAVSGRGEIYSFNVMHQVYHPGFAAEVPYTVVLVQLAEGPRMISNLVGIDAHAVRVGMPVRVVFETLSDEVTLPKFTPA, encoded by the coding sequence ATGTCCACGCCCGCCGCCGGCAAGCCGATCCCCGCCATCACCCCCGAGATGCGCCCCTTCTTCGAGGGGGCGCGCCGTCACGAGCTGCGCGTCCAGCGCTGCCGCGGCTGCGGCGCGCTGCGCTTCCCGGCGCGCGCGCTGTGCTCGGCCTGCCTGTCGACCGACAGCGAGTGGATCGCGGTGTCGGGGCGCGGCGAGATCTACAGCTTCAACGTGATGCACCAGGTCTACCACCCCGGCTTCGCCGCCGAGGTGCCCTATACCGTGGTGCTGGTGCAGCTCGCGGAAGGACCGCGGATGATCTCCAACCTGGTCGGGATCGATGCCCACGCCGTCCGCGTCGGCATGCCGGTACGGGTCGTCTTCGAGACGCTGTCCGACGAGGTGACGCTGCCGAAGTTCACCCCCGCCTGA
- the mfd gene encoding transcription-repair coupling factor yields the protein MQGLKGGARAYFLWRLLAAAPRPALIIAPTGKDAERLTCDLRFCFGEPDDAEPFARRIHYLPSWEVTPFEDLSPTADVVAARIEGLYHLRQSPNPIVVTTPESLLQRVPARETFAAQYLYIVEGEEIDRDAVAARLVSWGYRRVPLVEDRGDVSIRGGIIDVFPPAHPKPVRLQLCGDQIEAMHAFDPVSQRLAGAQPELLLLPMRELDPTAGQRPEIARAIEARALELELARDERLLMMDGLASGLLFPGVEFCLPYFHARLGTLWDYLPDGCAVFVDQAGEVDAQLERAAAMIERRAGERAAEHRFFPPPEQLYLTPSAWRAALAQRPMVEIEALDVLAADGRETRLSVHSFSTGDLKAARVHQRHEVSFAPVAEQVRAWRQEGHRVLFVAGTEPQAQRLARLLEANEIPAAIASRPFAEVSGGAAAETRRAGAVDIVLGHLTEGFRVPEEALVVVTEADVFGEVRRRAARRVSVSQLLQSLSELKPEDFVVHLDHGVGIYRGLRHLQVAGTEGDYLHLEYAGGDRLYLPVDRISLVQKYVGAEGAVPALDRLGSGSWDRVKQKTRESILAMAKELLAIYAAREIDARNAYSQPDSYFREFEATFPFEETPDQKQAIDDVLGDMRRGKPMDRLICGDVGYGKTEVALRAAFLAVMDGRQVAVLVPTTVLAQQHFVTFRTRCEGYPVRVECLSRFQSAAQQRETLRGLAAGTVDIVVGTHRLLQADVEFKRLGLLVIDEEHRFGVKHKERIKELRNLVDVMAMTATPIPRTLQMSLTGIRDLSVIETPPVDRLAVRTYVTRYDDDIVRDAIQRELDRGGQAFFVHNVVENIELMARHLRTVVPAARFGVAHGQMPERELEKVMLQFMQRELDVLVCSTIIESGLDIPNANTILINRADHLGLAQLYQLRGRVGRSHERAYAYLMIPGEHLITKDAQKRLRVLQELDDLGGGFKLAAHDLEIRGAGNLLGKQQSGQITAVGFELYTHMMEEAVMELRGQRRRVDVEPEIQLGFPAYIPDSYIPDENQRLVFYRRLAQTAGAAELEEIASELRERYGPIPPLVDSFLRVMDLRRVLKACMIVRALLRQGMVTLTFHSEAPIEVEQLIALVQRGKGRYRLSADFQLSFTPHHADWDGLVQEIQDVLREVQQPLTPAQPDAATVR from the coding sequence GTGCAGGGGTTGAAGGGCGGCGCCCGCGCCTACTTCCTCTGGCGCCTGCTGGCGGCGGCGCCGCGGCCGGCGTTGATCATCGCGCCGACCGGGAAGGACGCCGAGCGCCTGACGTGCGACCTGCGCTTCTGCTTCGGCGAGCCCGACGACGCGGAGCCGTTCGCCCGCCGCATCCACTATCTGCCGAGTTGGGAGGTGACGCCGTTCGAGGATCTGTCGCCGACCGCCGACGTCGTCGCCGCCCGCATCGAGGGCCTGTACCACCTGCGCCAGAGCCCGAATCCGATCGTGGTCACGACCCCGGAATCGCTGCTGCAGCGGGTCCCGGCGCGCGAGACGTTCGCCGCCCAGTACCTGTACATCGTCGAGGGCGAGGAGATCGATCGCGATGCGGTCGCCGCCCGCCTGGTGAGCTGGGGCTATCGGCGCGTGCCGCTGGTCGAGGACCGCGGCGACGTCAGCATCCGCGGCGGCATCATCGACGTCTTCCCGCCCGCCCATCCCAAGCCGGTCCGGCTGCAGCTCTGCGGCGACCAGATCGAGGCCATGCACGCCTTCGATCCGGTGAGCCAGCGCCTCGCCGGGGCCCAGCCGGAGCTGCTGCTGCTGCCGATGCGCGAGCTCGACCCCACCGCCGGGCAGCGGCCGGAGATCGCCCGCGCCATCGAGGCGCGCGCGCTCGAGCTCGAGCTGGCGCGCGACGAGCGGCTGCTGATGATGGACGGCCTGGCCAGCGGCCTGCTCTTCCCCGGCGTCGAGTTCTGCCTGCCCTACTTCCACGCGCGGCTGGGCACGCTGTGGGACTACCTGCCGGACGGCTGCGCGGTGTTCGTCGACCAGGCGGGCGAGGTGGACGCGCAGCTCGAGCGCGCCGCCGCGATGATCGAGCGCCGGGCCGGCGAGCGCGCCGCCGAGCACCGCTTCTTCCCGCCGCCGGAACAGCTCTATCTCACGCCGAGCGCGTGGCGGGCGGCGCTGGCGCAGCGCCCCATGGTCGAGATCGAAGCCCTCGACGTGCTCGCCGCCGACGGGCGAGAGACGCGCCTGTCGGTGCACTCGTTCTCCACCGGCGACCTCAAGGCGGCGCGGGTGCACCAGCGGCACGAGGTCAGCTTCGCGCCGGTCGCCGAACAGGTGCGCGCCTGGCGCCAAGAGGGCCACCGGGTGCTGTTCGTCGCCGGCACCGAACCGCAGGCGCAGCGCCTGGCCCGCCTCCTGGAGGCGAACGAGATCCCGGCGGCGATCGCCAGTCGGCCGTTCGCGGAGGTGAGCGGCGGGGCGGCCGCGGAGACGCGACGCGCCGGCGCCGTCGACATCGTGCTCGGCCACCTCACCGAGGGGTTTCGCGTCCCCGAGGAAGCGCTGGTCGTCGTCACCGAAGCCGACGTCTTCGGCGAGGTGCGCCGGCGCGCGGCGCGTCGGGTGTCGGTGTCGCAGCTCCTGCAGAGCCTGAGCGAGCTCAAACCGGAGGACTTCGTCGTCCATCTCGACCACGGGGTCGGCATCTACCGCGGACTGCGCCACCTGCAGGTCGCCGGCACCGAGGGCGACTATCTGCACCTCGAGTACGCCGGCGGCGACCGCCTCTACCTGCCGGTCGACCGCATCAGCCTGGTGCAGAAGTACGTCGGCGCCGAGGGCGCGGTGCCGGCCCTCGACCGCCTGGGCAGCGGCAGTTGGGACCGGGTGAAGCAGAAGACCCGCGAGTCGATCCTCGCCATGGCCAAGGAACTGCTCGCCATCTACGCCGCGCGCGAGATCGACGCCCGCAACGCCTATTCGCAGCCCGACAGCTACTTCCGCGAGTTCGAGGCCACCTTCCCGTTCGAGGAGACGCCGGACCAGAAGCAGGCGATCGACGACGTGCTCGGCGACATGCGGCGCGGCAAGCCGATGGACCGGCTGATCTGCGGCGACGTCGGCTACGGCAAGACCGAGGTGGCGCTGCGCGCCGCCTTCCTCGCCGTCATGGACGGCCGCCAGGTGGCGGTGCTGGTGCCGACCACCGTGCTCGCGCAGCAGCACTTCGTCACCTTCCGCACGCGCTGCGAGGGCTACCCGGTGCGGGTCGAGTGCCTGTCGCGCTTCCAGTCCGCGGCGCAGCAGCGCGAGACGCTGCGCGGCCTCGCCGCCGGCACCGTCGACATCGTCGTCGGCACCCACCGCCTGCTGCAGGCCGACGTCGAGTTCAAACGCCTCGGCCTGCTGGTGATCGACGAGGAGCACCGCTTCGGGGTGAAGCACAAGGAGCGGATCAAGGAGCTGCGCAATCTGGTCGACGTGATGGCGATGACCGCGACCCCGATTCCGCGCACCCTGCAGATGTCGCTCACCGGCATCCGCGACCTGAGCGTCATCGAGACGCCGCCGGTCGACCGCCTGGCGGTCCGCACCTACGTCACCCGCTACGACGACGACATCGTCCGCGACGCCATCCAGCGCGAGCTCGATCGCGGCGGCCAGGCGTTCTTCGTGCACAACGTGGTCGAGAACATCGAGCTGATGGCCAGGCACCTGCGCACCGTCGTCCCGGCGGCGCGCTTCGGCGTCGCGCACGGCCAGATGCCCGAGCGCGAGCTGGAGAAGGTGATGCTGCAGTTCATGCAGCGCGAGCTCGACGTCCTGGTCTGCTCGACTATCATCGAGTCCGGGCTCGACATCCCCAACGCCAACACCATCCTGATCAACCGCGCCGACCACCTTGGCCTGGCGCAGCTCTACCAGTTGCGCGGCCGGGTCGGGCGCTCGCACGAACGCGCCTACGCCTATCTGATGATCCCCGGCGAGCACCTCATCACCAAGGACGCGCAGAAGCGGCTGCGCGTGCTGCAGGAGCTCGACGACCTCGGCGGCGGCTTCAAGCTCGCCGCCCACGATCTCGAGATCCGCGGCGCCGGCAACCTGCTCGGCAAGCAGCAGTCGGGACAGATCACCGCCGTCGGCTTCGAGCTCTACACCCACATGATGGAAGAGGCGGTGATGGAGCTGCGCGGCCAGCGCCGCCGGGTCGACGTCGAGCCCGAGATCCAACTCGGCTTCCCGGCCTACATCCCGGACAGCTACATCCCGGACGAGAACCAACGGCTGGTCTTCTATCGCCGGCTGGCGCAGACCGCGGGCGCCGCCGAGCTGGAGGAGATCGCCAGCGAGCTGCGCGAGCGCTACGGGCCGATCCCGCCGCTGGTCGACAGCTTCCTGCGGGTCATGGACCTGCGCCGCGTGCTCAAGGCGTGCATGATCGTCCGCGCCCTGCTGCGCCAGGGCATGGTCACCCTCACCTTCCACTCCGAAGCGCCGATCGAGGTCGAGCAACTGATCGCCCTGGTGCAGCGCGGCAAGGGTCGGTACCGGCTCTCGGCCGACTTCCAGCTCAGCTTCACCCCGCACCACGCCGACTGGGACGGCCTGGTGCAGGAGATCCAGGACGTGCTGCGCGAGGTGCAACAGCCGCTGACGCCGGCGCAGCCGGACGCCGCCACCGTTCGCTGA
- a CDS encoding type II secretion system protein GspG has protein sequence MSSSRLAFAAGAGLGLILPIVLILLLARVLTAAYNGLDGDGTYGIAVAGTRELAAAIDRYRGQYHHIPDEREGLSKLAPEFLPSVDTDPWGHPYIYDRSGPDWADVLSYGADGRPGGGGANSDISARFGRLGPHPPSILRSFVTVLLVGLALVAALPAVPWCDGVLAGMSAFWGGLVLVMFSGSTQSLLAPLSGILGVLGFAGAIALARELPYARLGSFLIIVAAYALAYDLLNG, from the coding sequence GTGTCCTCCTCGCGACTCGCGTTCGCCGCCGGCGCCGGGCTGGGCCTGATCTTGCCGATCGTCCTGATCCTGCTGCTCGCCCGCGTGCTGACCGCCGCCTACAACGGCCTCGACGGCGACGGCACCTACGGCATCGCCGTCGCCGGCACGCGCGAGCTCGCGGCCGCGATCGACCGCTACCGCGGCCAGTACCACCACATCCCGGACGAGCGCGAGGGACTGAGCAAGCTGGCGCCGGAGTTCCTGCCGTCGGTCGACACCGATCCCTGGGGCCATCCCTACATCTACGACCGCAGCGGCCCGGACTGGGCCGACGTGCTGAGCTACGGCGCCGACGGCCGCCCCGGCGGCGGCGGTGCCAACAGCGACATCAGCGCCCGCTTCGGCCGCCTGGGCCCGCACCCGCCGAGCATCCTGCGGTCGTTCGTCACCGTCCTGCTCGTCGGCCTGGCCCTGGTGGCGGCGCTCCCCGCAGTGCCCTGGTGCGACGGCGTGCTCGCCGGCATGTCCGCCTTCTGGGGCGGGCTCGTGCTGGTGATGTTCAGCGGCTCGACGCAGTCGCTGCTGGCGCCGCTGTCCGGCATCCTCGGCGTCCTCGGCTTCGCCGGCGCCATCGCGCTGGCGCGCGAGCTGCCGTATGCGCGCCTCGGCAGCTTCCTCATCATCGTCGCCGCCTACGCCCTCGCCTACGACCTCCTCAACGGTTGA
- a CDS encoding pyridoxal-phosphate dependent enzyme: MTVTADPPRTATADLALVRRFPAIHRGLRRHPLCALPTPVAPLERLARARGLGPLWIKRDDASCALYGGNKPRKLEWLLGAAVARGRRAVMTFGGIGTHHGLATAICAHDAGLRTVLVLLPQPVTAHVRRCLLLHHAFGCEMHLAESVPGVAAIALRRLAQGVRQREPLAVIPTGGTSALGSIGYVNAACELADQVRAGLLPEPAAIFVAVGSGGTLAGLQLGLRLAGLRSTLVGVLVTDILPPSPRRLASLARGAFRRLRRVAPSLPRTPIRPAEIVIERAYVGDGYGAVSDAGVAAQRLLADSEGIALETTYTAKTMAAMLDLAARPPYRDRPLLFWNTYSSVDPGAALPRLPDWRELPPAFHRFFA, from the coding sequence ATGACCGTCACCGCCGATCCGCCGCGCACCGCCACCGCCGACCTCGCCCTGGTGCGACGGTTCCCGGCGATCCACCGCGGCCTGCGCCGCCACCCGCTCTGCGCCCTGCCGACGCCGGTGGCGCCGCTCGAGCGCCTCGCCCGCGCCCGCGGCCTCGGCCCGCTGTGGATCAAGCGTGACGACGCCTCCTGCGCGCTCTATGGCGGCAACAAGCCGCGCAAGCTCGAGTGGCTGCTCGGGGCGGCGGTGGCGCGCGGCCGGCGCGCGGTCATGACCTTCGGCGGCATCGGCACGCACCACGGGCTGGCGACCGCGATCTGCGCCCACGACGCCGGCCTGCGCACGGTGCTGGTGCTGCTGCCGCAGCCGGTCACCGCGCACGTGCGCCGCTGCCTGCTGCTGCACCACGCCTTCGGCTGCGAGATGCACCTCGCCGAATCCGTGCCGGGCGTGGCGGCCATCGCGCTGCGGCGGCTGGCGCAGGGGGTGCGCCAGCGCGAGCCGCTGGCGGTCATTCCGACCGGGGGCACCTCGGCGCTGGGCAGCATCGGTTACGTCAACGCCGCCTGCGAGCTCGCCGACCAGGTGCGCGCCGGCCTGCTGCCGGAGCCGGCCGCGATCTTCGTGGCGGTCGGCAGCGGCGGCACGCTGGCGGGCCTGCAGCTCGGCCTGCGCCTCGCCGGCCTGCGCAGCACGCTGGTCGGCGTGCTGGTGACCGACATCCTGCCGCCGTCGCCGCGTCGCCTGGCCAGCCTGGCGCGCGGCGCCTTCCGCCGCCTGCGGCGGGTCGCGCCGTCGCTGCCGCGGACGCCGATCCGGCCGGCGGAGATCGTCATCGAGCGCGCGTACGTCGGCGACGGGTACGGCGCGGTGAGCGACGCCGGGGTGGCGGCGCAGCGCCTGCTCGCCGACAGCGAGGGCATCGCCCTTGAGACCACCTACACGGCGAAGACGATGGCGGCGATGCTCGACCTCGCCGCCCGGCCGCCGTATCGCGATCGGCCGCTGCTGTTCTGGAACACCTACAGCTCGGTCGATCCCGGGGCCGCGCTGCCGCGTCTGCCCGACTGGCGCGAGCTGCCGCCGGCCTTCCATCGCTTCTTCGCCTGA
- a CDS encoding TIGR03619 family F420-dependent LLM class oxidoreductase: MRFSYAEALCAPTHYLPLARAVEDAGWDSFIVPDSLCYPEVSDSTYPYTPDGNREFLEDKPFIEPFSLIPAMGAVTNRLRFTTFVVKLPIRQPVLVAKSVASVAVMTQERFGFGVGLSPWPEDFVVTGTEWKTRGRRMDEMIAIVRGLLRGGYFAFAGAHYTVPRIKICPVPAAPVPVLIGGHSEPALRRAARLGDGWMHAGGDHELLVGYLRRLAELRREYGREREPFEIHVISLYAYTADGVRMLEDLGVTDVIVGFRDPYHMPDTPVGEKIDYLRRYADDVIASTR; encoded by the coding sequence ATGCGATTCTCCTACGCCGAAGCCCTCTGCGCCCCCACCCACTACCTGCCGCTGGCGCGCGCGGTCGAAGACGCCGGCTGGGATTCGTTCATCGTCCCCGACAGCCTCTGCTATCCCGAGGTCTCGGACAGCACGTATCCCTACACGCCCGACGGCAACCGGGAGTTCCTCGAGGACAAGCCGTTCATCGAGCCGTTCTCGCTGATTCCCGCCATGGGCGCCGTGACGAACCGGCTCCGCTTCACGACCTTCGTGGTGAAGCTGCCGATCCGCCAGCCCGTGCTGGTCGCCAAGTCCGTGGCCTCGGTCGCGGTGATGACGCAGGAGCGCTTCGGCTTCGGCGTTGGCCTCTCCCCCTGGCCCGAGGATTTCGTCGTCACCGGGACCGAGTGGAAGACGCGCGGCAGGCGGATGGACGAGATGATCGCCATCGTTCGCGGGCTGCTGCGCGGCGGATACTTCGCGTTCGCGGGCGCCCACTACACGGTGCCGCGCATCAAGATCTGTCCGGTGCCGGCGGCACCGGTGCCGGTCCTCATCGGCGGACACAGCGAACCCGCCCTGCGCCGCGCGGCGCGCCTCGGCGACGGCTGGATGCACGCGGGCGGCGATCACGAGCTCCTCGTCGGCTACCTGCGGCGTCTGGCGGAGCTGCGACGCGAGTACGGACGCGAGCGCGAGCCGTTCGAGATCCACGTCATCTCTCTGTACGCCTACACGGCCGACGGCGTCCGCATGCTCGAGGACCTCGGTGTCACCGACGTCATCGTCGGCTTCCGCGACCCGTACCACATGCCCGACACGCCGGTGGGCGAGAAGATCGACTACCTGCGCCGCTACGCCGACGACGTGATCGCGTCGACACGGTAG
- a CDS encoding thiolase family protein, translating to MSLRGRTAIAGLGITEQGKVYGRTPLAFAAEAVRLALDDAGLTRADVDGLLVNPGLSWGDLGMASFQLQQAMGLRDLRLTSSMNSGGATAASMIQYAALAIASGQCRAVACVFSDAPLKPPRPAGEAKGGGGSAGAYAFGRGLDAAYGQFGVNAMYAMVAQRHMHRYGTTNEHLGAIAVAERQWANRNPAAQFHDTPMTLADYHRSRWVVEPFHLFDCCLVSNGGLAVIVTSAERARDLRRPPVYLLGMGQGHPGGDPVETLTSGAPLAKEAAFAMAGVALADIDVAELYDCYTFTVLVTLEDYGFCAKGEGGPFVAGGGIAPGGALPVNTGGGQLSAFYMWGMTPISEAVIQLRGDGGARQVADARVALVSGNGGILSTHATLVLATQC from the coding sequence ATGTCGTTGCGCGGCCGGACGGCGATCGCGGGGCTCGGAATCACCGAGCAGGGCAAGGTCTACGGCCGCACGCCGCTCGCCTTCGCCGCCGAGGCGGTGCGCCTGGCGCTCGACGACGCCGGCCTGACGCGCGCCGATGTCGACGGGCTGCTGGTCAATCCCGGCCTCTCCTGGGGCGACCTGGGCATGGCGTCGTTCCAGCTCCAGCAGGCGATGGGCCTGCGCGACCTGCGCCTGACCTCGAGCATGAACTCCGGCGGCGCGACCGCCGCGTCGATGATCCAGTACGCCGCCCTGGCGATCGCCAGCGGCCAGTGCCGCGCCGTCGCCTGCGTCTTCTCGGACGCGCCGCTGAAGCCGCCGCGGCCCGCCGGCGAGGCGAAGGGGGGCGGCGGCTCGGCGGGCGCCTACGCGTTCGGCCGCGGGCTCGATGCCGCCTACGGGCAGTTCGGGGTCAACGCCATGTACGCGATGGTGGCGCAGCGCCACATGCACCGTTACGGCACCACCAACGAGCACCTCGGCGCCATCGCCGTCGCCGAGCGGCAGTGGGCCAATCGCAATCCGGCGGCCCAGTTCCACGACACGCCGATGACGCTCGCGGACTACCACCGCTCGCGTTGGGTGGTGGAGCCGTTCCACCTCTTCGACTGCTGCCTGGTCTCGAACGGCGGCCTGGCGGTGATCGTCACCAGCGCCGAGCGCGCCCGCGACCTGCGGCGCCCGCCCGTGTACCTGCTCGGCATGGGCCAGGGACACCCGGGCGGCGATCCGGTGGAGACGCTCACCTCCGGCGCGCCGCTGGCGAAAGAGGCCGCGTTCGCGATGGCCGGCGTCGCCCTCGCCGACATCGACGTCGCCGAGCTGTACGACTGCTACACCTTCACCGTCCTCGTCACCCTCGAGGACTACGGTTTCTGCGCCAAGGGCGAGGGCGGTCCGTTCGTCGCCGGCGGCGGCATCGCGCCGGGCGGCGCGCTGCCGGTGAACACCGGCGGCGGCCAGCTCTCCGCCTTCTACATGTGGGGCATGACGCCGATCTCCGAGGCCGTCATCCAACTGCGCGGCGACGGCGGCGCCCGCCAGGTCGCGGATGCCCGCGTCGCCCTGGTCAGCGGCAACGGCGGCATCCTCTCCACCCACGCCACGCTCGTGCTCGCCACCCAGTGCTGA
- a CDS encoding transcriptional regulator, whose protein sequence is MARKRKKPAARPVAAPPAEAPAARRTRSSSLSDYLSRQRSLADISLRKIIERSGIPGVVLREIEGGLKNPSQAIMQSLAGALRLSAETLYLQAGVLDPRELDESDAVRELRRDPHLTERQRETVVEVYKAFRRANVAPE, encoded by the coding sequence ATGGCGAGGAAGCGAAAGAAGCCTGCCGCGCGCCCCGTCGCGGCGCCGCCCGCCGAGGCGCCCGCGGCGCGGCGCACCCGCTCGTCGTCGCTCAGCGACTACCTCAGCCGCCAACGCAGTCTCGCCGACATCTCGCTGCGCAAGATCATCGAGCGCAGCGGCATCCCCGGCGTCGTCCTGCGCGAAATCGAGGGCGGGCTGAAGAACCCCAGCCAGGCGATCATGCAGAGTCTCGCCGGCGCGCTCCGCCTCTCGGCGGAGACGCTCTACCTGCAGGCCGGCGTCCTCGACCCGCGCGAGCTGGACGAATCCGACGCCGTGCGCGAGCTGCGCCGCGACCCGCACCTCACCGAGCGCCAGCGCGAAACCGTGGTGGAGGTCTACAAGGCCTTCCGCCGCGCCAACGTCGCCCCGGAGTAG